Genomic DNA from Desulfuromonas versatilis:
GCCGATGAACATGAAGCCGATCTGGCTCATGGTCGAGTAGGCGAGCACCCGCTTGATCTCGCGCTGGGCCAGGGCGCAGGTCGCCGCGTAGAAGGCGGTCAGCGCCCCGACCATGGCGATGGCGGCCATCGCCGGCGGGGAGAGGGCGACCACCGGGAACAGCCGGCAGAGCAGGTAGACGCCGGCGGTGACCATGGTGGCGGCGTGGATCAGCGCCGAAACCGGGGTGGGGCCGGCCATGGCGTCGGGCAGCCAGGTCATCAGCGGCAGCTGGGCGCTCTTGCCGCAGGCGCCGGCGAGCATCAGCAGCACGATGGCGGTGGCGGCGGCCGGGGCGAGCTGGCCGGCGCCGGCGTTGACCTCGGGGATGCCGACGCTGCCCAGCGCGGCGAACAGCCAGAGCACGGCGATGGCCAGAAACACGTCGCCGACCCGGGTGACCAGGAACGCCTTGCGTCCGGCGGCGGCGTTCTCCAACTTGGCGTACCAGAAGCCGATCAGCCCGTAGGAGCAGAAACCGACCCCCTCCCAGCCCAGGAACAGCAGCAGCAGGTTGTCGGCCAGCACGATGGTCAGCATGGCGAAGACGAAGAGGTTGAGCAGGGCGAAGAAGCGCGCCGTGTCCTCCTCGTGGTTCATGTAGCCGACGGCGTAGAGGTGGATCAGGGTGGAGACCCCGGTGACCATCAGGGCCATGGAGGCCGACAGGGGGTCGAAGAGGATGCCGAAGTCGGCCTGCAGGCCGGTGCCGGCCAGCCAGGTGCCGAGCACCGTGCGCGTCCCCTCTCCATGGCCCAGCGGCCAGAGCAGGCAGGTCACGGCGAAGGATGCCGCCACAGCCGCCACCGCCACGCCGCCGCGCACCGCGCGGGGCAGCTTCATCCCCAGCAGGCCGTTGACCGCCGCCCCGAGCAGGGGCAGCAGAGGTATCAGGAACAGCAGCTGCGCTTTCATCAGCCACTCATCTCCTTGAAGCGGTTGGCGTTGAGGGTTCCCCGGCTGCGCTGCAGGTAAACGACCATCGCCAGCGAGATGGAGACCTCGGCGGAGGTCAGCGCCATCAGCAGGATGACCAGCACCTGCCCGTCCACCTGCTGCCAGAAGGCCGAGCCGCCGACCAGCGCCAGCCCGGCGCCGTTGATCATGATCTCGACGCCGATCAGGATCATGATCAGGTTGCGGCGGGTGAGCACGCAGGCCAGGCCCATGAAGAACATGGCGCCGGCGAAGGCCAGCACGTGGGAGAGCGGCACGATCATGGGCGGCCCCCTTTCTGCTTGCGTTTGCCCCAGTCGGCCTTGCCGACGTAGAAGGCGCCCACCGCGGCGAACAGCAGCTGGAACGAGACGATCTCCACGGCCAGGGCGTACTGCTTGAACAGGGCGTAGCCGAAGGTGCGCGGCGAGGCGTAGTAGCTGGGCACCCCGCCGCCGCTCTGGGTGTCGACCACCATCAGCAGCACCGAGCAGCTGATCAGCACCAGCGAGAGCAGCAGCACCGGCCCCCAGCGCAGCCAGCCGGGCCCCGGGCTCTCCTCGGTCGGGGCGAGCTCGAGCATCATGATGATGAACAGAAACAGCACCATGATCGCGCCGGCGTAGATGATCACCTCCCAGGCCGCCACCAGCGGCGCCCCGAGCATGTAGAACAGCAGCGCCAGGGCGAACAGGGCGTTGACCAGGTAGACCACCGCGTGCACCGGGTTGCGCCGGGTAATGCACAGCAGGGTCGCCGCCAGGGCGGTGCAGCCGAGGATGTAGAAAAGGATGGTTGCCATAACGTCCGTTTTGGTAGGGGCAGACCTGTGTGTCTGCCCGGCCAGGGCGAACACGCAGGTTCGCCCCTACACGATCAAGGCAAATTGCTCTTGATATCCACCGGGCCGTACTCGTCCTCGTTGCCGCCGCGGGGGTTGGCGACGCCGATGCCGGCGTGCTGGTAGAAGTCGTACTCGTTGTCCTTGCCGCCGTCGGCGATGAGCAGGTCCTCTTTCTCGTAGACCAGCTTCATCGGGTCGCGGTTGCAGATCTCGTAGTCGGGGCTCATCTGGATCGCCAGGGTCGGGCAGGCCTCGGCGCAGAGCCCGCAGAAGATGCAGCGGGTGAAGTTGATGCGGAACCAGGCGGCGTAGCGGCGGCCGTCCTCGCGCTCGGCGGCCTGCATGGAGATGCAGTCCACCGGGCAGGCGGCGCTGCACAGGTAGCAGGCGACGCAGCGCTCCTCGCCCCTGGGGTCGCGGGTCAGCACGATGCGGGCCCGGTAGCGCGGGGAGGGGGTGCGCTTCTGCTCCGGGTACTGGATGGTCACCGGCTTTTTGAACATGTAGCGCAGGGTGATCCAGAAGGGCCGGACGGTGCCTTTTATGTCACGCCATAAATTCATTTAAAACCGTAATGAGTAATAAGTGATTGGTAATCAGTGAAAACCATTCAAATAACTTCCTGACTCCTAGCCTTTGATCCACAGCAGTACGCCGCCGGTGACGATGACGTTGAGCAGGGCCAGGGGGACCAGGACCTTCCAGCCGAAGTGCATCAGCTGGTCGTAGCGCAGCCGCGGCAGGGTGCCGCGGGTCCAGATGAAGAAGAAGCAGCAGGCCAGCACCTTGGCGAAGAACCAGACAATGGGCGGCAGCACCGGCCCCAGCCAGCCGCCGAGGAAAAACACCGTGATCATCGAGCTGAGGATGACCATGTTGATGTATTCGCCGACGAAGAACAGGCCGAAACGCATCCCCGAGTACTCGGTGTGGAAGCCGGCGACGATCTCGTTTTCCGCTTCGGGGATGTCGAAGGGGATGCGCTTGGACTCGGCCACCACGCTGATCAGAAAGATCAGGAAGGCCGGCGGGTTGAGCAGCAGGAACGGGGCCCCCTGCTGGGCCAGCACGATGTCGGTCAGCGAGAAGGAGCGGGCCATGAGAATGACCGGGATCACCGCCAGGCCCATGGAGAGCTCGTAGCTGATCAGCTGGGCCAGCGAGCGGATGGCGCCGAGCAGGGCGTACTTGGAGTTGGAGGCCCAGCCGCCCAGGGCGACGCCGTAGACCGCCAGCGAGGAGAGACCGAGAAAGTAGAGCACGCCGACGTTGAGGTCGCAGACCACCATCGGCACCTGGCGTCCGAACAGCTCGATGGGCGGGGCGAAGGGGACCACGGCGAAGGTTAAGAGGGCGGTGACCGCGGCCAGCCCCGGGGCGATGAAGAAGATCACCTTGTCGGCGCCAGCGGGGATAAAATCCTCCTTGGTCAGCAGCTTGATGGCGTCGGCGGCCGGCTGCAACAGGCCAAAGGGGCCAACCCGGTTGGGGCCGTGGCGCAGCTGCATGCGGCCGAGGATCCGGCGCTCGGCGAATACCAGGTAGGCGGCCATGGTCAGCAGGACGCCGAAGATCAGGCCGAGCTTGACCAGGATCAGCACCACGTCGATGAGAAAATCGCTCACGGCGCCCCCCCTTTCTCCAGGGTGCAGTCGAGATGGCCGCTGCCGGGCACAAAGCTCTCCAGGGCGGTGCCGAACAGGCGCGGCACGAAGGCGGCGCCGGGGGCCATGGCCGCGGCGAGCCTGACGGTGACCTCGGCGTGGCCCCGCTCGGTACCCAGTCGAGCAGCATCCCCTTCGTTGAGGCCGAAGCGGGCGGCGTCCTCCGGGTGCAGCAGCACCCAGGGTGCCGGGCGCACCGCTTCGAGAGGTGCGGAGAAGCTGGCGAGTGGTTCCGAGCCGAACAGGCTCTCGACGGCGAACAGGCGCAGGGTGCCCCCCGGTTCGCAGTGGGGCAGAGGCGCCTCGGCGGGCGGCGGCAGTTGGCCGGCGCCCTGCACCCTGATCCCCTCGCTTTCAACTGAGAGTTTTCCCAATCCGGCGAATCGGGGATCGGCAGTTTCGATCTCGGCGCGGATGGCTGCCAGGTCGGCGGGGCGGCCGAGCAGCTCGGCGAGGATCGCCCAGGCCGGGCGCGGCTGGTCCCCGGGGGTGCCGCGGGCGAAGCTGCGCGGCGGGTGGCTGCCGCCGCCGGTGACCCGGATCGGCAGGCCCGGCTCGAAAACCTTTTCGAAGGCGAGCATCCGCCCCTCGAAATTGACGAAGCTGCCCGCGGTCTCGGCGGTGGCCCGGCTGGGGAGAAAGGCCTCGGCTTTGTGGGCGGTGCGCGTCGGCAGCGAGTCCAACACCAGGGTGTAGTCGACCCGGGAGAGGGCCAGCCGGGCCTTGGCCGGGTCGGTGAAGCCGCTGGCCGGGTCGTTCTCGAGGCAGACCAGGGTTTGCACCTTGCCTTCGAGCATTCGCTCGACCAGGCTGTCGAAAGCCGGGCCCGAGGCCAGCAGGGCGCCGCCGTAGCTGTTGGGACCGGCAGGGACCAGCGCCGCGCGGCAGGGGCGCTCGGTGGTGTCGAGGGCCTCGGCCAGAGAGGCCAGGGCCTTGACCCCGGCGGCGCCGAGCAGGTCGGCTCCGCCGATGACCACCGGGCGCTTGGCGTGGCGCAGCCCCTGGGAGACCCCTTCCAAGAGGGCCGCCTGCTGGCGGGGGAGGCGGTCGAAATTGTCCTTTGCCAGGGCCTCCATGGACTCGCCCAGGCTCCAGGGGGGCAGCGGCAGGTGGGAGGCGGGGCAGGCCAGTTCCACCGGGCGCGGGTCGATCACCGCCGCCTTGGCCCCCTTGCGCACCGCCTGACGCACTGCCGCGGCGAGCATCGGCGCCTCGGCCAGCGGGTCGATGCCGACCAGCAGCAGAAAATCGGCGGCGCGGATCTCGGCCAGCCCGGCGTTGCGGGCGCCGAGCAGGGCGGCGGCGGTGCGGACGGCCCGATCCCGCTCGGGGTGGGCCTCGAAGACCACCTGGCTGCAGCCGAGGGAGGCGGCCCACTGCTTGAGCAGGTAGTTGGCCTCCAGCGAGGCGCGCGGCGAGCCGAGAAAGACCACCGAATCCGCTCCCTTTTCGGCGACGGCGGTTTGCAGTTGGCGGCGCACCAGCTCGATGGCCTCGGGCCAGGCGCAGTCGCTGCCGCCGACTTGGGGCGTACGGGGGCGCTCGGGGTGGTTGGC
This window encodes:
- the nuoL gene encoding NADH-quinone oxidoreductase subunit L, giving the protein MKAQLLFLIPLLPLLGAAVNGLLGMKLPRAVRGGVAVAAVAASFAVTCLLWPLGHGEGTRTVLGTWLAGTGLQADFGILFDPLSASMALMVTGVSTLIHLYAVGYMNHEEDTARFFALLNLFVFAMLTIVLADNLLLLFLGWEGVGFCSYGLIGFWYAKLENAAAGRKAFLVTRVGDVFLAIAVLWLFAALGSVGIPEVNAGAGQLAPAAATAIVLLMLAGACGKSAQLPLMTWLPDAMAGPTPVSALIHAATMVTAGVYLLCRLFPVVALSPPAMAAIAMVGALTAFYAATCALAQREIKRVLAYSTMSQIGFMFIGVGAGAVSGAMFHLFTHAFFKALLFMGAGCVIHLCDEENDIFRMGGVKARSPFVFWMFLAGGLCLAGLPFSGGFFSKDGILLAAFSQGPGWLRIAWLLGLVSAFLTSLYTFRLLYLVFAGQPRRKLHKHTLPGLMLWTLPPLALLGLGGGLLNLPPAYGGGEALHHYLGGLAGLPLVVDHATEFALATVAGGLFALGALAAWGRYRAFPGDQPNRVKGFLLAGWQADALVERSLLRPFKAIGRFCWQGLDVTMIEGILGGFASFSQRQGDLLRKLTDGRLSTYLIGFVWGLLVLLGWFLLVLARH
- the nuoK gene encoding NADH-quinone oxidoreductase subunit NuoK gives rise to the protein MIVPLSHVLAFAGAMFFMGLACVLTRRNLIMILIGVEIMINGAGLALVGGSAFWQQVDGQVLVILLMALTSAEVSISLAMVVYLQRSRGTLNANRFKEMSG
- a CDS encoding NADH-quinone oxidoreductase subunit J family protein, which gives rise to MATILFYILGCTALAATLLCITRRNPVHAVVYLVNALFALALLFYMLGAPLVAAWEVIIYAGAIMVLFLFIIMMLELAPTEESPGPGWLRWGPVLLLSLVLISCSVLLMVVDTQSGGGVPSYYASPRTFGYALFKQYALAVEIVSFQLLFAAVGAFYVGKADWGKRKQKGGRP
- the nuoI gene encoding NADH-quinone oxidoreductase subunit NuoI; this translates as MNLWRDIKGTVRPFWITLRYMFKKPVTIQYPEQKRTPSPRYRARIVLTRDPRGEERCVACYLCSAACPVDCISMQAAEREDGRRYAAWFRINFTRCIFCGLCAEACPTLAIQMSPDYEICNRDPMKLVYEKEDLLIADGGKDNEYDFYQHAGIGVANPRGGNEDEYGPVDIKSNLP
- the nuoH gene encoding NADH-quinone oxidoreductase subunit NuoH, which translates into the protein MSDFLIDVVLILVKLGLIFGVLLTMAAYLVFAERRILGRMQLRHGPNRVGPFGLLQPAADAIKLLTKEDFIPAGADKVIFFIAPGLAAVTALLTFAVVPFAPPIELFGRQVPMVVCDLNVGVLYFLGLSSLAVYGVALGGWASNSKYALLGAIRSLAQLISYELSMGLAVIPVILMARSFSLTDIVLAQQGAPFLLLNPPAFLIFLISVVAESKRIPFDIPEAENEIVAGFHTEYSGMRFGLFFVGEYINMVILSSMITVFFLGGWLGPVLPPIVWFFAKVLACCFFFIWTRGTLPRLRYDQLMHFGWKVLVPLALLNVIVTGGVLLWIKG
- the nuoG gene encoding NADH-quinone oxidoreductase subunit NuoG, with translation MPTLTIDNQTVTVPEGSNVLEAAKRLGIVIPHFCYHEALGAVGACRICAVKFEEGPVKGIQMSCMVEAKDGMVVSTLDPAAAELRAHVVEWLMVNHPHDCPVCDEGGECQLQDMTVAGGHGVRRFRGKKRTYNNQQLGPFIEHEMNRCIQCYRCVRTYQDYFGGDDFGVLGSRDRVYFGRFRDGKLESPFSGNLVDVCPTGVFTDKTFRFKTRYWDIEEAPSICPHCSLGCATIPGARYRELQRMRAGINPQTNGFFICDRGRFGYGHANHPERPRTPQVGGSDCAWPEAIELVRRQLQTAVAEKGADSVVFLGSPRASLEANYLLKQWAASLGCSQVVFEAHPERDRAVRTAAALLGARNAGLAEIRAADFLLLVGIDPLAEAPMLAAAVRQAVRKGAKAAVIDPRPVELACPASHLPLPPWSLGESMEALAKDNFDRLPRQQAALLEGVSQGLRHAKRPVVIGGADLLGAAGVKALASLAEALDTTERPCRAALVPAGPNSYGGALLASGPAFDSLVERMLEGKVQTLVCLENDPASGFTDPAKARLALSRVDYTLVLDSLPTRTAHKAEAFLPSRATAETAGSFVNFEGRMLAFEKVFEPGLPIRVTGGGSHPPRSFARGTPGDQPRPAWAILAELLGRPADLAAIRAEIETADPRFAGLGKLSVESEGIRVQGAGQLPPPAEAPLPHCEPGGTLRLFAVESLFGSEPLASFSAPLEAVRPAPWVLLHPEDAARFGLNEGDAARLGTERGHAEVTVRLAAAMAPGAAFVPRLFGTALESFVPGSGHLDCTLEKGGAP